In the genome of Pseudomonas sp. LBUM920, one region contains:
- the malQ gene encoding 4-alpha-glucanotransferase, whose translation MSEANLEILASRAGLAVDWIDANGRPQHVKPGALRAVLKGLGHPADTDAEINASLLELEQVQQDKHLPPLMTVDSGEGLDLARYFAADTPCRVSLETGETLELRLDGDAVLPGVIALGYHQVHIDDQTFTLAVAPAHCYSVAEAVDAQPARAWGLSAQLYALRRLGDGGFGDTQALEHMVRAAAERGADALAISPMHAMFSADTERYSPYSPSSRLFLNSLYASPACILGEREVRNAIDACGLTEELHTLEQHTLIDWPAAAKAKQRLLRALYEDFRHGGHPQHADFLSFRQNGGEALENHCRFEAVQAVRAAAGEDLDWRHWPEAWRSPQSPELVKFAAEHRDEIGFYAFSQWLIARCLERAQQAARGSGMGVGLIADLAVGADGGGSQAWSRQDELLANLTVGAPPDILNRAGQGWGISAFSPEGLKRNGFRAFIEMLRANFAHAGGLRIDHVMGLQRLWVIPMDASPREGAYLYYPVDDLLRLLALESQRHKAIVLGEDLGTVPDGLREKLSARSILGMRVLLFEQGHDGQFRPILDWPDNALATTSTHDLPTLNGWWHSRDIEWNIQLGLIDAPTVEQWSEHRLRERQALRQALSQDPQNFVDEIRNDTDHMIDASVRYLGHTRAPLVLLPLEDALGIEEQANLPGTTDTHPNWRRRLPGEAASLLDNAGAARRLELLAVARNQAYERDR comes from the coding sequence TTGAGCGAAGCGAACCTGGAAATACTCGCCAGCCGAGCGGGCCTGGCCGTCGATTGGATCGACGCGAACGGCCGTCCGCAACATGTTAAACCCGGCGCCTTGCGCGCCGTTCTCAAAGGCCTGGGCCACCCGGCCGATACCGATGCCGAAATCAACGCCAGCCTGCTCGAACTCGAACAGGTGCAGCAAGACAAACATCTGCCGCCCTTGATGACCGTCGACAGCGGCGAAGGCCTCGACCTGGCACGCTACTTTGCCGCAGACACGCCCTGCCGGGTCAGCCTGGAAACCGGCGAAACCCTGGAGCTGCGCCTCGACGGTGATGCCGTGCTGCCAGGCGTCATCGCGCTGGGCTATCACCAGGTGCACATCGACGACCAGACCTTCACCCTGGCCGTGGCGCCCGCTCACTGCTACAGCGTGGCTGAAGCCGTCGACGCCCAACCGGCGCGCGCCTGGGGTTTGAGCGCCCAACTGTACGCGCTGCGTCGTCTGGGCGACGGTGGCTTTGGCGACACGCAGGCGTTGGAGCACATGGTTCGCGCCGCCGCCGAACGCGGCGCCGATGCGTTGGCGATCAGCCCGATGCACGCGATGTTCAGCGCCGACACCGAGCGCTATAGCCCCTACTCGCCGTCCAGCCGCCTGTTTCTGAACAGCCTGTACGCCTCGCCTGCCTGCATCCTGGGCGAGCGCGAAGTGCGCAATGCCATCGACGCCTGCGGTTTGACCGAAGAATTGCACACGCTGGAACAGCACACCCTGATCGACTGGCCCGCCGCCGCCAAGGCCAAGCAGCGCCTGTTGCGCGCGCTGTATGAAGACTTCCGCCACGGCGGACACCCGCAGCATGCCGATTTCCTGAGCTTTCGCCAGAACGGCGGTGAAGCCCTGGAGAACCATTGCCGTTTCGAAGCCGTGCAGGCCGTTCGCGCCGCCGCGGGAGAGGACCTCGACTGGCGTCACTGGCCTGAAGCCTGGCGCTCGCCGCAAAGCCCTGAACTGGTTAAGTTCGCCGCTGAACACCGCGACGAAATCGGCTTCTACGCGTTCAGCCAATGGCTGATCGCGCGTTGCCTGGAGCGTGCGCAACAAGCCGCGCGTGGCAGCGGCATGGGCGTCGGCCTGATTGCCGACCTGGCCGTCGGCGCCGACGGCGGCGGCAGCCAGGCCTGGAGCCGCCAGGATGAATTGCTGGCGAACCTCACCGTGGGTGCGCCGCCCGATATTCTCAACCGCGCCGGTCAAGGCTGGGGCATCTCTGCGTTTTCCCCCGAAGGCCTCAAACGCAACGGCTTCCGCGCCTTCATCGAGATGCTGCGGGCCAACTTCGCCCATGCCGGTGGCCTGCGCATCGATCATGTGATGGGCCTGCAACGCCTGTGGGTGATCCCCATGGATGCCTCCCCGCGCGAGGGTGCGTACCTGTATTACCCGGTGGACGACCTGCTGCGACTGCTGGCGCTGGAATCCCAGCGTCACAAGGCGATTGTGCTGGGTGAAGACCTCGGCACCGTGCCCGATGGCCTGCGCGAAAAACTCAGCGCGCGTTCGATTCTGGGCATGCGCGTGCTGCTATTCGAGCAAGGTCACGATGGCCAATTCAGGCCGATCCTTGACTGGCCGGACAACGCCCTGGCGACCACCAGCACCCACGACTTGCCGACCCTCAACGGCTGGTGGCACAGCCGCGACATCGAGTGGAATATCCAGCTCGGCCTGATCGACGCACCGACGGTGGAGCAATGGAGCGAACACCGCCTGCGCGAACGTCAGGCACTGCGCCAGGCCTTGAGCCAGGACCCGCAGAACTTTGTCGATGAAATCCGCAACGACACCGACCACATGATCGACGCCAGCGTGCGCTACCTCGGCCATACCCGTGCGCCGCTGGTATTGCTGCCTTTGGAAGACGCGCTGGGCATCGAAGAACAAGCCAACCTGCCCGGCACCACCGACACCCATCCCAATTGGCGCCGTCGCCTGCCGGGCGAAGCCGCCAGCCTGCTCGACAACGCCGGCGCCGCCCGCCGCCTCGAACTGCTGGCCGTTGCGCGCAACCAAGCCTATGAGCGTGACCGATGA
- the treZ gene encoding malto-oligosyltrehalose trehalohydrolase, with translation MPSRTLETWPHGAIMLDAQHTRFALWAPDAFYVSVELEDGKSIAMLPQADGWFEVEIQCPAGTRYRYNIDGENDVPDPASRAQAEDVHGWSVVVDPLAYQWRHSHWQGRPWHEAVIYELHVGVLGGYAAVQKQLPRLAELGVTAIELMPLAQFPGERNWGYDGVLPYAPHSSYGSPEQLKQLIDSAHEHGLAVMLDVVYNHFGPDGNYLGQYANGFFQEDVHTPWGAGIDFDRREVRDFFLDNALMWLLEYRFDGLRLDAVHAIDNPDFLKELAHRVRQQVDTGRHVWLVLENELNQASLLKNDFDAQWNDDFHNVLHVLLTGETDAYYSDFAENPTEKLARCLGEGFIYQGHTTRHGHERGEPSGDLPPSAFVAFLQNHDQIGNRALGERLHQLCSPQALKAATTLLLLSPMIPLLFMGDEVNAEEPFLFFTDHHGELAEAVREGRRNEFADFAAFKDPQRREHIPDPNALPTFLQSAPAFTENQHAQFYRQLLSLRHQQIVPHLPGSVALGAQVLGQGAVSARWRLGNGSVLQIDLNLGAEPLDHPAPPHLLFETPAGEGAHLAPFSARVALSPVGEHL, from the coding sequence ATGCCGTCACGGACTCTGGAAACCTGGCCCCACGGCGCAATCATGCTGGACGCGCAACACACGCGTTTTGCCCTGTGGGCGCCAGACGCGTTTTATGTCAGCGTTGAATTGGAAGACGGCAAGTCCATCGCCATGCTGCCCCAGGCAGATGGCTGGTTTGAGGTAGAGATACAGTGCCCGGCGGGCACTCGCTACCGCTACAACATCGACGGCGAAAACGACGTACCCGACCCGGCATCCAGAGCGCAAGCCGAGGATGTTCATGGTTGGAGTGTGGTTGTCGATCCACTCGCCTATCAGTGGCGACACAGCCATTGGCAAGGCCGCCCATGGCACGAAGCGGTGATCTACGAGCTGCACGTGGGTGTGCTGGGTGGCTACGCCGCCGTACAAAAGCAGCTGCCACGCCTGGCTGAACTGGGCGTCACCGCGATTGAATTGATGCCGTTGGCGCAATTTCCCGGCGAACGCAATTGGGGTTACGACGGGGTTCTGCCCTATGCGCCCCACTCCTCTTATGGCTCGCCGGAACAGCTCAAGCAATTGATCGACAGCGCCCACGAACACGGCCTGGCGGTGATGCTCGACGTGGTTTACAACCACTTCGGCCCGGACGGCAACTACCTGGGCCAATACGCCAACGGTTTCTTTCAAGAAGACGTGCACACGCCCTGGGGCGCAGGCATTGATTTTGATCGTCGCGAGGTGCGCGACTTCTTCCTCGACAATGCCTTGATGTGGTTGCTCGAATACCGCTTTGATGGCCTGCGCCTGGATGCGGTGCACGCGATCGACAATCCCGATTTTCTTAAGGAGCTGGCCCACCGTGTTCGCCAACAGGTAGACACAGGTCGGCACGTCTGGCTGGTGCTGGAAAACGAGCTGAACCAGGCCAGCCTGCTGAAGAACGATTTCGACGCGCAGTGGAACGATGACTTCCACAACGTGCTGCACGTATTGCTTACCGGCGAAACCGACGCCTATTACAGCGACTTCGCTGAAAACCCTACCGAAAAACTCGCGCGCTGCCTGGGTGAGGGTTTTATCTATCAGGGCCACACCACCCGCCACGGCCATGAGCGCGGCGAACCCAGTGGGGACTTGCCGCCCAGCGCCTTCGTGGCCTTTTTGCAGAACCACGACCAGATCGGCAACCGCGCACTGGGCGAACGCCTGCATCAGCTGTGCTCACCGCAGGCGCTCAAGGCAGCCACGACGTTATTGCTGCTGTCGCCGATGATTCCGTTGCTGTTCATGGGCGATGAAGTGAATGCCGAGGAACCGTTCCTGTTTTTCACCGATCACCATGGCGAGCTGGCCGAAGCCGTGCGCGAAGGCCGGCGCAACGAGTTTGCTGATTTTGCCGCATTCAAAGACCCGCAAAGGCGTGAACACATTCCCGACCCGAATGCCCTGCCCACCTTTTTACAATCAGCACCCGCCTTCACCGAAAACCAGCACGCCCAGTTCTACCGCCAACTGTTGAGCCTGCGCCACCAGCAGATCGTGCCGCACTTGCCCGGCAGCGTGGCCTTGGGCGCGCAGGTGCTGGGGCAAGGCGCCGTCAGCGCGCGCTGGCGCCTGGGCAACGGTAGTGTGTTGCAGATTGACTTGAACCTGGGCGCCGAACCGCTGGATCACCCTGCGCCGCCGCACCTGCTATTTGAAACGCCTGCCGGTGAAGGGGCGCACTTGGCGCCTTTCAGCGCACGCGTTGCCCTATCCCCTGTTGGAGAGCACCTTTGA
- a CDS encoding malto-oligosyltrehalose synthase translates to MKALPLRATQRLQFHKDFTLDDAVPLVPYFAQLGISHVYASPILSARAGSMHGYDVVDPTTVNPELGGEPALRRLVAALREHQMGLILDIVSNHMAVGGADNPWWLDLLEWGRLSPYSEFFDIQWHSPDPLLKGQLLMPFLGSDYGEALQTGALTLHFDAEHGAFYVEHYEHRFPICPRDYALILGADALLRPLAERFSALAYQDDAYHEAAWLKQALAERATESDVRRAIEQRLGEFDARQPEGFNRLHQLLEEQVYRLASWRTAADDINWRRFFDVNELGGLRVERKAVFEATHGKIFELISEGLIDGLRIDHIDGLADPRGYCRKLRRRVDSLSPERHLPIFVEKILGEGETLREDWKVDGTTGYEFMNQLSLLQHDPQGFEPLAELWTRHSGRPAAFIEEAWLARQQILNGSLAGDFESVAQALLQVARDDVMTRDLTLGAIRRALQELIVHFPVYRTYISARGRSENDDVFFLQALAGARSTLSEGDWPVLDHLEKWLGGQPWRHRPIGRERKILKHACVRFQQLTSPAAAKAVEDTAFYRSAVLLSRNDVGFSTEQFSAPVAAFHTVNQQRLQTFPDNLLATATHDHKRGEDTRARLAVLSECAPWYVEQVEHWRTLAAPLREDANSPSAGDELILYQVLLGSWPLDLHLDVENYQQRLWQWQQKALREAKLQSSWSAPNEAYEQGVEAFLSRLLLSDVGSALRTALGNAAHAIAAAGAVNSLAQSLLRITVPGVPDLYQGDEFWDFSLVDPDNRRPVDFSARQHALNTPPDIPELLSNWRDGRVKQALIAQVLALRKADPEIFRSGHYTPLEVTGTHAEHVVAFCREHQGKRLLVVVPRWPHRLLENGERPHIDAQVWGDTRVKLPFAATTQNWKGLFHTGAVTPNKELLISAALGDFPVNVFINPDDQES, encoded by the coding sequence ATGAAAGCACTGCCCCTGCGCGCTACCCAGCGCCTGCAATTCCATAAAGATTTTACCCTGGACGATGCGGTGCCTCTGGTGCCGTACTTCGCCCAGCTAGGCATCAGCCATGTGTACGCCTCACCGATACTCAGTGCCCGCGCCGGCTCCATGCACGGCTACGACGTGGTCGACCCGACGACCGTCAACCCCGAACTGGGCGGCGAACCCGCGTTGCGGCGCCTGGTTGCTGCACTGCGCGAACACCAGATGGGGCTGATCCTCGATATCGTCTCCAACCATATGGCCGTGGGTGGCGCGGACAATCCGTGGTGGCTGGACCTGCTCGAATGGGGACGCCTGAGCCCCTACAGCGAGTTCTTCGATATTCAGTGGCACTCGCCGGACCCGTTGCTCAAAGGCCAACTGCTGATGCCGTTTCTGGGCAGCGACTATGGCGAGGCTTTGCAGACCGGCGCGCTGACGCTGCATTTTGACGCCGAGCATGGGGCGTTTTACGTCGAGCATTACGAGCACCGCTTCCCGATCTGCCCGCGCGACTACGCGTTGATCCTCGGCGCCGACGCGCTGCTCCGGCCGTTGGCCGAGCGTTTCAGCGCGCTGGCCTATCAGGATGATGCCTACCACGAAGCCGCCTGGCTCAAGCAGGCGCTGGCCGAACGCGCGACCGAAAGCGACGTGCGCCGTGCCATCGAGCAACGCCTGGGCGAGTTCGACGCACGCCAGCCCGAGGGTTTCAATCGCCTGCATCAATTGCTCGAAGAACAAGTCTACCGGCTCGCCAGCTGGCGCACGGCGGCGGACGATATCAACTGGCGGCGCTTCTTTGATGTCAATGAATTGGGCGGCTTGCGCGTTGAACGCAAGGCGGTATTCGAGGCCACCCACGGCAAGATCTTTGAGCTGATCAGCGAGGGCCTGATAGATGGCCTGCGCATCGACCACATCGACGGCCTGGCCGACCCACGCGGTTATTGCCGCAAGCTGCGGCGTCGGGTTGATTCACTGTCGCCCGAACGGCACTTGCCGATCTTCGTGGAAAAAATCCTCGGTGAAGGCGAAACCCTGCGCGAAGATTGGAAAGTAGACGGCACCACCGGCTACGAATTCATGAATCAGCTGTCGTTGCTGCAGCATGATCCTCAAGGCTTCGAGCCGCTTGCCGAGTTGTGGACCCGCCACAGCGGACGGCCAGCGGCCTTTATCGAAGAAGCCTGGCTGGCACGCCAGCAGATCCTGAATGGCTCGCTGGCCGGTGACTTCGAAAGTGTGGCCCAGGCCCTGCTGCAGGTGGCCCGTGACGATGTGATGACCCGCGACCTGACCCTGGGCGCGATCCGCCGCGCCTTGCAGGAGCTGATCGTGCACTTCCCGGTGTACCGCACTTACATCAGCGCCCGTGGCCGCAGCGAAAACGATGACGTGTTTTTCCTGCAAGCCCTGGCCGGTGCCCGCAGCACGTTGAGCGAAGGCGACTGGCCGGTGCTCGATCACCTGGAAAAATGGCTGGGCGGCCAGCCGTGGCGCCATCGCCCGATCGGGCGCGAGCGCAAGATACTCAAACATGCCTGTGTACGCTTCCAGCAACTGACCTCTCCGGCCGCGGCCAAGGCCGTGGAAGACACCGCGTTCTATCGCTCGGCAGTACTGCTGTCGCGCAATGACGTGGGTTTCAGCACCGAGCAGTTCAGTGCGCCTGTGGCGGCGTTTCACACCGTCAACCAACAGCGCTTGCAGACCTTTCCCGACAACCTGCTGGCCACCGCCACCCACGACCACAAGCGCGGCGAAGATACCCGCGCACGCCTGGCGGTATTAAGTGAATGCGCGCCGTGGTATGTCGAACAGGTTGAGCACTGGCGCACCCTCGCCGCCCCCTTGCGCGAGGATGCCAATAGCCCGTCGGCCGGTGATGAGCTGATCCTGTATCAAGTGTTGCTGGGCAGTTGGCCGCTGGACCTGCACCTGGACGTCGAGAATTACCAGCAGCGCCTCTGGCAATGGCAGCAAAAGGCCCTGCGCGAAGCCAAGTTGCAAAGCAGTTGGAGCGCGCCGAACGAGGCGTATGAGCAAGGCGTCGAGGCGTTTCTGTCGCGCCTGTTGCTCAGCGATGTGGGCAGCGCATTGCGCACCGCCCTGGGCAACGCCGCTCACGCGATTGCCGCGGCCGGTGCGGTCAACAGCCTGGCGCAATCCTTGCTTCGAATCACGGTGCCGGGTGTGCCGGACTTGTACCAGGGCGATGAGTTCTGGGACTTCAGCCTGGTGGACCCGGACAACCGTCGTCCGGTGGACTTCAGCGCGCGGCAACACGCGCTGAACACACCGCCGGACATCCCTGAACTGTTATCCAACTGGCGCGACGGGCGCGTCAAGCAGGCGCTGATTGCCCAGGTGCTGGCGTTGCGCAAGGCCGACCCGGAGATCTTTCGCAGCGGCCACTACACACCGCTGGAGGTCACCGGCACGCACGCAGAACACGTGGTTGCATTCTGTCGCGAACATCAAGGCAAACGCCTGTTGGTGGTGGTGCCGCGCTGGCCTCATCGCTTGCTGGAAAACGGTGAGCGGCCCCACATCGACGCGCAGGTTTGGGGCGATACGCGGGTTAAATTACCGTTCGCCGCGACAACGCAAAACTGGAAGGGACTTTTTCATACAGGCGCAGTCACACCAAACAAGGAGCTGTTGATCAGCGCTGCCCTGGGGGATTTCCCGGTCAATGTCTTTATCAATCCTGATGATCAAGAAAGCTGA
- a CDS encoding DUF2934 domain-containing protein gives MSTEDKRIRELAHQIWESEGKPHGEDTRHWEMARKLAEAEALTPSKPKAAAKPKTAPKPAPKAKPPAPAASKPAPPAAKKPAAPKKPKP, from the coding sequence ATGAGTACTGAAGACAAACGTATTCGCGAATTGGCGCATCAGATCTGGGAATCCGAGGGCAAGCCCCACGGAGAGGACACTCGCCACTGGGAGATGGCGCGCAAACTGGCCGAAGCCGAAGCGCTGACGCCAAGCAAGCCCAAGGCCGCTGCCAAGCCAAAAACCGCGCCCAAACCTGCGCCCAAAGCCAAGCCGCCGGCACCGGCAGCGAGCAAACCGGCGCCGCCTGCGGCGAAAAAGCCCGCAGCGCCGAAAAAACCCAAGCCTTAA
- a CDS encoding PIG-L deacetylase family protein, producing MKPNPIVGQGTPLHQWQASSHMAELPHISVEQLVPEGHRAVIIAPHPDDEVLGCGGLLQGLAAIGRPIQLISVTDGSASHPGSQRWPVERLSVVRPQESAQALHRLGVPLHSLKWLRAGFSDSQVAAQEEQLSAFIQRYLKPTDVVFTTWREDGHCDHEAVGRASAKAAHAVGATLYELPVWTWHWATPEDSQVPWDRARKILLTPETVARKRHAIHAFASQLEGDPQIGLPPVLAPYVVERLLQPFEVVFV from the coding sequence ATGAAACCCAATCCGATCGTAGGCCAGGGCACGCCACTGCATCAGTGGCAAGCCTCGTCGCACATGGCCGAGCTGCCGCACATCAGCGTCGAACAGTTGGTACCCGAAGGGCATCGGGCAGTCATCATTGCCCCGCACCCGGACGATGAAGTGCTCGGTTGCGGCGGCCTGCTGCAAGGCCTGGCGGCCATTGGCCGGCCGATTCAGCTGATTTCCGTGACCGATGGCAGCGCCAGCCATCCGGGTTCCCAGCGCTGGCCGGTGGAGCGCCTGAGTGTGGTGCGTCCGCAGGAATCAGCCCAGGCATTGCACCGCCTGGGTGTGCCGTTGCACAGCCTCAAATGGCTGCGCGCAGGGTTCAGCGACAGTCAGGTGGCGGCGCAGGAAGAACAGCTGAGTGCGTTCATTCAACGCTACCTCAAACCCACCGACGTGGTGTTCACCACGTGGCGCGAAGATGGGCACTGCGACCATGAGGCTGTCGGCCGCGCCAGTGCAAAGGCCGCGCATGCGGTTGGGGCGACCCTGTATGAATTGCCCGTATGGACCTGGCACTGGGCAACCCCGGAAGACAGCCAAGTGCCGTGGGACCGCGCGCGCAAAATCCTGCTAACGCCCGAAACAGTGGCGCGTAAGCGTCATGCCATCCACGCGTTTGCCAGCCAGTTGGAGGGCGACCCGCAGATCGGCCTGCCGCCTGTGCTCGCACCTTATGTGGTGGAACGCCTGCTGCAGCCTTTTGAAGTGGTGTTTGTATGA
- a CDS encoding acyl-CoA dehydrogenase family protein, with protein sequence MALHGFLQSYRGYADTHALGQALKALQEEGLDQLPLPGSGQTLERFSRLAQVAGHDLRLCKLFEGHTDALAIIAELDSPLPPLGSLWGMWAAEPPTAKVRVRRDGHRLIVDGRKAWCSGAAVVSHGLLTAWDDENRQQLVAVDMDQPGIMVTNEGWNAVGMAATGSVEIVFDGAKGIAVGGPGDYLSRPGFWQGGIGIAACWYGGAQRLAEVLREQCSKRPEPHALAHLGAVDSVLNSAACVLRDSAEQVDRAPRADARLLAQQVRACIEDTVEQVIHHVGRAAGAGPYCKDPHFAQLMADLPVYVRQSHAERDLAALGEQVAEQPTGRWQL encoded by the coding sequence ATGGCGTTGCATGGATTCCTTCAAAGCTACCGGGGCTATGCGGACACGCACGCTTTGGGCCAAGCCCTGAAGGCACTTCAGGAAGAAGGCCTGGACCAGCTGCCGTTACCCGGCAGTGGCCAGACGCTGGAGCGATTCAGTCGTCTGGCGCAGGTGGCGGGCCACGATTTGCGCCTGTGCAAGTTATTCGAAGGCCACACCGATGCGTTGGCGATCATCGCTGAACTCGACAGCCCCCTGCCGCCCTTGGGCAGCTTGTGGGGCATGTGGGCCGCCGAACCGCCGACCGCCAAGGTGCGTGTGCGCCGTGATGGCCATCGGTTGATCGTCGATGGGCGCAAGGCCTGGTGTTCCGGGGCGGCGGTGGTCAGTCATGGCTTGCTGACCGCCTGGGACGACGAAAACCGTCAGCAACTGGTTGCCGTGGACATGGATCAGCCCGGCATTATGGTCACCAATGAAGGCTGGAACGCCGTGGGCATGGCCGCCACTGGCAGCGTCGAGATTGTGTTTGACGGGGCCAAGGGTATTGCCGTCGGCGGGCCGGGAGATTACCTGTCCCGCCCTGGCTTCTGGCAAGGCGGGATTGGCATTGCCGCCTGCTGGTACGGCGGCGCGCAACGCCTGGCCGAGGTGTTGCGCGAGCAGTGCAGCAAGCGCCCCGAGCCCCATGCCCTCGCCCACCTGGGCGCGGTAGACAGCGTGCTCAACAGTGCGGCCTGTGTGTTGCGTGACAGTGCAGAACAGGTGGACCGCGCTCCACGCGCGGATGCGCGGCTGTTAGCGCAGCAGGTGCGGGCGTGCATCGAAGACACTGTCGAGCAGGTCATCCACCATGTGGGCCGTGCGGCAGGTGCAGGGCCTTATTGCAAAGACCCGCACTTTGCCCAGTTGATGGCGGACCTGCCGGTGTACGTGCGCCAAAGCCATGCAGAGCGCGACCTGGCGGCGTTGGGCGAACAGGTGGCCGAGCAACCCACAGGGAGGTGGCAGTTATGA
- the glgX gene encoding glycogen debranching protein GlgX has product MSKPDKNQPTPENEPSRIREGLPFPLGATWDGLGVNFALFSANATKVELCLFDDTGEVELERIELPEYTDETFHGYLPDAHPGLTYGYRVYGAYDPANGHRFNHNKLLIDPYAKQLVGELKWSEALFGYTIGHPDDDLSFDERDSAPFVPKCKVIDPAHTWGNDQPVRVPWDRTIIYETHLRGISMRHPSVGESVRGTCAGLMEDDVLKHIRQLGVSSVELLPVHAFVNDQHLLQKGMTNYWGYNSIAFFAPDPRYLASGKIAEFKEMVAHLHEAKLEVILDVVYNHTAEGNERGPTLSMRGIDNASYYRLMPDDKRFYINDSGTGNTLDLSHPCVLQMVTDSLRYWATEMHVDGFRFDLATILGRYRDGFDERHSFLVACRQDPVLRQVKMIAEPWDCGPGGYQVGKFPPGWVEWNDRFRDTVRAFWKGDDGQLADFAARMTASGEMFNQRGRRPYSSVNFITAHDGFTLHDLVSYNDKHNEANDENNQDGSNNNLSWNHGVEGPTEDPEINALRLRQMRNFFATLLLAQGTPMLVAGDEFARTQHGNNNAYCQDSEIGWVNWELDDDGKALLKFVKRLIKLRLAYPILRRGRFLVGDYNEDIGVKDVTWLAPDGNEMTTEQWEDSHGRCLGMLMDGRAQETGIRRPGGDATLLLVVNAHHDMVNFRLPPVPEGEFWTCMLDTNEPAVRGQERFDFEHEYAVTGRSLLLFELQHDEV; this is encoded by the coding sequence ATGAGCAAACCAGATAAAAACCAACCGACGCCGGAAAACGAGCCGTCGCGGATTCGTGAAGGTTTGCCCTTCCCCCTCGGCGCCACCTGGGACGGCCTGGGCGTCAACTTTGCGCTGTTCTCGGCCAACGCCACCAAAGTTGAACTGTGCCTGTTTGACGACACCGGCGAAGTTGAGCTGGAACGCATCGAACTGCCTGAATACACCGACGAAACCTTCCACGGTTACCTGCCCGACGCCCACCCTGGGCTGACTTACGGCTACCGCGTATACGGTGCATATGACCCGGCCAATGGTCACCGCTTCAACCACAACAAATTGCTGATCGACCCCTATGCCAAACAGCTGGTGGGCGAACTCAAATGGTCCGAAGCGTTGTTCGGCTACACCATCGGCCACCCCGACGATGACCTCAGTTTCGACGAACGCGACAGCGCGCCCTTCGTGCCCAAGTGCAAGGTCATCGACCCGGCGCACACCTGGGGTAACGACCAGCCGGTGCGGGTGCCGTGGGACCGTACGATCATTTATGAAACCCACTTGCGCGGCATCAGCATGCGCCATCCTTCGGTTGGCGAGTCGGTGCGCGGCACCTGCGCCGGGCTGATGGAAGATGACGTGCTCAAGCACATCCGCCAGCTGGGTGTGTCGTCGGTGGAATTGCTGCCCGTGCACGCATTCGTCAACGACCAGCACCTGCTGCAAAAAGGCATGACCAACTATTGGGGCTATAACAGCATCGCCTTTTTCGCCCCGGACCCGCGTTACCTGGCCAGCGGCAAGATCGCCGAGTTCAAGGAAATGGTCGCGCACCTGCACGAAGCCAAGCTGGAAGTGATCCTCGACGTGGTCTACAACCACACCGCCGAAGGCAACGAGCGCGGCCCGACCCTGTCCATGCGCGGTATCGACAACGCCTCCTACTATCGCCTGATGCCTGACGACAAGCGCTTCTACATCAACGATTCCGGCACCGGCAACACCCTGGACCTGAGCCACCCGTGCGTGCTGCAAATGGTCACCGACTCCTTGCGTTACTGGGCCACCGAGATGCACGTGGACGGTTTCCGCTTTGACCTGGCGACCATTCTGGGCCGTTACCGCGATGGCTTCGACGAACGCCACAGCTTCCTCGTGGCCTGCCGCCAGGACCCGGTGCTGCGCCAGGTGAAAATGATCGCCGAGCCGTGGGACTGCGGCCCCGGTGGCTACCAGGTGGGCAAATTCCCACCGGGCTGGGTGGAATGGAACGACCGCTTCCGCGACACCGTGCGCGCCTTCTGGAAAGGCGATGACGGCCAGTTGGCAGACTTTGCTGCACGCATGACTGCGTCCGGCGAGATGTTCAACCAGCGTGGTCGACGCCCGTACAGTTCGGTGAACTTCATCACCGCGCACGACGGCTTCACCTTGCACGACCTGGTGTCGTACAACGACAAGCACAACGAAGCCAACGACGAAAACAACCAGGATGGCAGCAACAACAACCTGTCCTGGAACCACGGCGTCGAAGGGCCTACCGAAGACCCGGAAATCAACGCGCTGCGCCTGCGCCAGATGCGCAACTTTTTCGCCACCCTGCTCTTGGCCCAAGGCACACCGATGCTGGTGGCCGGTGACGAATTCGCTCGCACCCAGCACGGCAACAACAATGCCTACTGCCAGGACAGCGAGATCGGCTGGGTCAACTGGGAGCTGGACGACGACGGCAAGGCGCTGCTCAAGTTTGTAAAACGCCTGATCAAGCTGCGCCTGGCGTATCCGATCCTGCGCCGTGGACGCTTCCTGGTGGGTGACTACAACGAAGACATCGGGGTGAAGGACGTCACCTGGCTGGCGCCGGATGGCAACGAGATGACCACCGAACAGTGGGAAGACAGCCATGGCCGCTGCCTGGGCATGCTGATGGATGGCCGCGCCCAGGAAACCGGGATTCGCCGCCCGGGTGGCGATGCGACGTTGCTGCTGGTGGTCAACGCCCACCACGACATGGTCAATTTCCGCCTGCCACCGGTGCCGGAAGGCGAGTTCTGGACCTGCATGCTCGACACCAATGAGCCAGCGGTGCGCGGTCAGGAGCGCTTTGATTTCGAGCACGAGTACGCAGTCACCGGCCGCTCGCTGTTGCTGTTTGAACTGCAGCACGACGAGGTGTGA